Sequence from the Aerococcus tenax genome:
ATTGTTATGCCGCATATGGGTATTGAGTACCAGTTACAACCTAATGAAGAACAGAAAGCTCTCTACCATAAGATGATTAACTGGGGAGCTGATCTCGTCTTTGGGGGCCATCCTCATGTCATTCAACCAAGTGAAGTGGTCAACCATAATGGTGAAAATAAGTTTATTATTTATTCCATGGGGAATTTCTTATCTAATCAACGGATCGAAACCGTTGACAACCCTTGGACGGAAAGAGGGGTGCTGATGGATGTTAGCCTGACTAAGCAGGGAGACACCACCAAAATTGACACTATTCAAGCCCATCCTACCTGGGTTAATCGCACTCCTAATGGCAAAAGAGGGCACGGCTTCGATCTATATGATTACACAGTTTATGTCTTAGAAGATTGGGTTCAAGGCGGGAAGTATTATGGTCAATTAGATCATGCGACTCAAGCCAGAGTTGATCGCGCTTACCAAGAAACGCTTGACCATGTCAATTTACAATTGCCTAAGGAATGAAAAGGAAGGTAAAATGTCTGAACGCGAAAAAATGAAAGCTGGTCAATGGTACGATGCTAATTATGATGAGGAGCTATTAGCTATGCGGCAAAAGGCTCAAGGCTTAGCTAAGAAATATAATGATTGTCTATCCGAAGATTCTCAGCAAAAGGAGGCCTTCTTACGACAATTGTTTGCTCATTTCGGGGATAAGTCTCAATTACTGGCGCCTTTTTACGTGGACTATGGCTTTAATGTCAGTATTGGTGATGATTGCTTTATCAATTACTCTGCCTACTTTATGGATGGTGCACCAATTAGTTTAGGAGACCACTGCTTTATTGGCCCTTTTTGCGGTTTCTATACGGCACAGCACCACCTACAAATTAAAAAGCGTAACCAGGGCCTAGAGCGGGCTCTTCCAATTAAAGTTGGGGCAAACTGTTGGCTAGGAGCCAATGTCTCGGTGATGCCTGGCGTAAGTATTGGTTCTGGTGCAGTGATTGGAGCTGGCAGCGTGGTAACTAAGGATATTCCGGACAACGCCCTAGCTGTCGGGGTGCCGGCTAAGGTGGTTCGTTATATTGATCAAGATGAAGATTTAGCGGATTAAATTGAAAATAGCCTTATAGGCCTTGTATTCTACTTGATAATGATATATAATAGCTCAGTATGTGTTTAACATATATTTATTTCACACTGCGTGGATTGAAACGCCAGGTGCTCTAGCATGAGTAGCGTTTCTTGGAAGCGTAGGCGGAAAAATAACCAAATGGAGGTAATAGATATGTCACAAGTGACTATGAAACAATTATTAGAAGCAGGGGTTCACTTCGGTCACCAAACCCGTCGTTGGAATCCTAAAATGGACCGTTACATTTTTACCGAACGTAATGGCATTTATATTATTGACTTACAACAAACTGTCAAATTATTAGACAAGGCTTACAACGTGGTTCGTGATATTGCTGCTAATGGTGGTAACATCTTATTTGTTGGAACCAAGAAGCAAGCACAACAAGCCATTGAAGAAGAAGCTTTACGTTGTGGTCAATACTACGTTAACCATCGTTGGTTAGGTGGTTTGTTAACTAACTGGGACACCATCCAAAAGAGTATCCAACGCATGCGTGATATTGATCGTATGGAAGAAGACGGTACTTTTGATGTTCTTCCTAAAAAAGAAGTTTCTGAATTAAATAAAGAACGTGAAAAATTAGAGAACAACCTTGGTGGTATGGCTGATATGCCTAGCTTACCAGATGCAATTTTTGTGGTTGATCCACGTAAGGAAGAAATTGCAGTTAACGAAGCTAAGAAATTAAACATTCCAATCATTGCTATGGTCGACACTAACTGTGACCCTGATGATATTGACTATGTCATCCCTTCAAACGATGACGCCATTCGTGCAATCCGCCTAATTGCAAGTACTTTAGCTGACGCTGTACTTGAAGGTAACCAAGGTGAAGATGACGAAGATGCAAGCGAAGAATTAGCAACAGACGAAGATTTAGAAAAAGTTGCTGCCCAATTTGCTAGTGAAAACGAAGAAGCAGAAGGCCAAGAATAATCTAAATCGGTTGCAGTAAAACGCTAAAAATAGTAAGATATAAAAGAGTAGATAGCTATCTTCTTAGGTAACTCAAGCTTCAAGTAGCTTTTACTTATGAGATAGCTATTTTTTTGAAATGAATTCACTCTAGGAGGAAAATAAAATATGGCAATTAGTGCAAAGTTAGTTAAACAATTACGTGATCAAACTGGCGTGGGTATGATGGACGCTAAGAAGGCTCTTCAAGAAACTGATGGGGACATCGATAAGGCTGTCGATTACTTACGTGAATCTGGTCAAATGAAAGCTGCTAAGAAGGCGGATCGTGTTGCTGCTGAAGGTTTGGCAAAGATTTATATTGAAGGCAATACTGCAGCTATTTTAGAAGTAAATACTGAAACTGATTTTGCTGCAAAAAATGACAAGTTCACTGAAATTATCGATGAAATTGGACATGCCTTAGTACAATATAAGCCACAAGATATGGAAGAAGCTAAGGAAAAAGTTGAAATTAACGGCGAATCCTTAGAAGACTACCTTACTCAAAAGACTGCGATTATTGGTGAACGGATTAACTTCCGTCGTTTCACTGTTTTTGAAAAAACTGATGACCAAGTGTTCGGACAATATGTCCACATGGGTGGGAAAATTGCTACACTTGTTTTAGTCAATAGTTCTGATGACCAATTAGCTTTAAATCTTGCCTTACATGTTAGTGGGATTGCACCTAAATATGTTAGTGAAGAGCAAATTCCCCAAGAAGAACGTGATCATGAACGTGAAGTCTTGACTGAACAAGCTAAAAATGAAGGTAAGCCTGAAAAGATTATTGAAAAAATGGTTGAAGGTCGTATGCACAAATTCTATGCTGAAGTTTGCTTAAATGACCAAGACTACTTACTCGATGACAGCATGACTGTTAAAGAATTATTAGACAAAGAAGATGCTTCTGTAGAAGATTTCCGTCGCTACGCTGTTGGTGAAGGAATTGAAAGAAAAGAAGAAGATTTCGCAGCTGAAGTTCAAAGTCAAATGCGTTAATCATCCAGCAAATACTTTGTTGGAAAATACTAATAGGTTGGGTTAAGCCCAGCCTTTTTATTAGAAGGTTAAGGAGCGAATCATGTCTACAAAATATAAACGTATCGTTTTAAAATTGAGCGGGGAAGCCCTAGCAGGCGACAATAATTTTGGAATTGACCCTAAAACAATGAAAAAAATTGCCCAAGAACTCAAGGATGTCTACCAATTAGGGGTTGAAATAGCCATTGTCTGTGGTGGCGGAAATATTTGGCGTGGAAAAACGGGCGAAGAAATTGGTATGGAACGGGCCCAAGCAGATTATATGGGGATGCTAGCTACGATAATGAATGCCCTAGGCTTGCAAGATGCCTTAGAAAACTTAGAAGTGCCTACCCGGGTTCAAACTTCGATCGAGATGCGACAAATTGCTGAACCTTATATTCGTCGCAAAGCCGTGCGCCATTTAGAAAAAGATCGGGTAGTCATCTTTGCTGGCGGAACAGGGAATCCATATTTTTCCACAGACACAGCTGCTGCTTTACGCGCTGCAGAAATTGAAGCGGACGTTATTTTAATGGCTAAAAATGGAGTAGACGGTGTTTATACAGCTGATCCAAAAGTCGATCAAAATGCAGAGAAATTCTCAGAGCTTTCTCACACAGAAGTGATTACCAAGGGCCTACAGGTCATGGATGCAACAGCAAGTTCTTTGAGTATGGATAATGATATTCCGATTGTCGTCTTTAACCTTAACGAGCGTGGAAATATTCGTCGTGTTGTTGAAGGGGAAGAAATCGGAACAACGGTAAGGGGTTAGGATAATGGATATTAATAACTTGTTTACGGAAACAAAAAACCGTATGAAGAAGAGCGAGCAATCATTGCAAAATGAACTCGGCAAGATTCGTGCTGGTGTAGCCAATGCCAGTTTATTGAATGGTATCTACGTCGAATATTATGGGGTTGATACGCCTTTAAATCAAATCGCATCAATTACCATTCCAGAGCCAAGAATGTTAATGGTGACACCATATGACCGGAGTGCCTTAGACAATATTGATCGTGCCATTCAAATGTCGGATATAGGTATAGCTCCTACTAATGATGGGGAAAAAATTCGTTTAGTCATTCCTGCGCTAACTCAGGAGCGTCGTCAAGAATTGTCTAAGTTAGTTGGTCGTGATTTAGAAGACGCCAAAATTGCAATTCGAAACATTCGTCGTGATGCTAATGATACCATTAAGAAAGCAGAAAAAGACGGAGAAATCACTGAAGACGATGCTCGTCGTAATGAAAAAGAAGTCCAAAAAATTACTGATGAAGTAACTGAACGTTTGGAAAAAATTGCTAGCGATAAAGAAGATGAAATTTTAAATAGTTAATCCTTACTTATTGCTTGAATTAGTGACTTTTTATTCCTTCTTTATATTTTAAAGAGGTGAATATGAAGTCACTTTTTCTTTTATTAAGTCCTATTGTTAGCGATTAGAATTCAGCGAGATACTCTTAAGTAATTCTTCCCGCTTTTTTCTCCTTACATGTTAAAATAGGTATTAATTTGAGAAATGAGATTTACAAAATTCCTGACTAATCGGTACAATATAACTAGTATTTATATTTGAGGTGGAAACATTATGAACGAAACGCATCCTTTTGATCCTAATTTAGAAATTCCCCAGCATGTTGCAATTATCATGGATGGTAACGGTCGTTGGGCGAAGGAACGTGGTCTAAAGCGTACTGATGGACACCATGAGGGCCTAAAAGCCATTCGCCGCGTCGCTGTAGCGGCCAGTCAAATCGGTGTCAAGATATTAACTGTATATGCCTTTTCTACCGAAAATTGGAAACGCCCTCGTAGTGAAGTGTCTTATCTCATGAAATTGCCTAATTTAATGGAAGCAGAACTCTTGCCCGAATTGATAGAGAATAATGTTCAGGTTAAAATTATGGGGAATAAAGGCTCAGTGCCTAAATACACTATCCAATCTATTGAAAATGCTATAGATAAGACTAAGGATAACACTGGCTTAATCCTCAATATTGCCTTTAATTATGGGAGTAGAGCTGAGATAGTTGAGGCGGTAAAGGAAATTGCCGGTGAAGTTAAATCTGGGGATTTAGATCTTGACTCGATAGATGAAGACACGATCAGCCATCATCTCATGACCCAACAACTTGCACCTTACAATGACCCTGATTTTTTAATTCGCTCGAGTGGGGAAGTCCGGTTAAGTAATTATTTACTTTGGCAATTGGCCTATAGTGAAATGTATTTTATTGATACTAAGTGGCCTGATTTTGACAAAAAAATCTTTTTATCATGTATTGGCGAATACCAAAGCCGTCAAAGACGCTATGGGGGCCTAAAATAGAATGGATGTATGACTATGAAGACGCGTACGATTACTGCAATTATCGCTTTAGTAATTTTTATACCTTTCTTGCTTATTGGGGGAGGGTATTTTGAAGCTTTAGTTGTCTTGTTAGGAATCGTTAGTTTGAGTGAATTACTAAAAATGATGAATGTCCCGCTTTTTTCTTTTGAGGGGCTAGTTACCCAGTTGATGATGTTAGTTGTCTTACTGCCAGACCGGGTCTTATCTTTTGTTCCCCATTCTCTAACGGTAATGGATCTCTTCTATGCTGGAATCATTTTTTTGTTTATAGCCATGGTTTATTTTCCTGAACAGATGGATTTTAAGCGCCTATGTGCTTTAGCTGTCTCAGCCGTTTATGTAGGTATTGGTTATCATTATATGATTATGACACGACGGTTAGGACTTTTTGCTGTCATTTTTGCTTTTGGTATTATATGGTTTAATGACAGTTTTGCTTATCTAGCAGGCGTTCATTTTGGCCGCCATAAGTTAGCGCCTAAAATATCACCTAATAAAACCATCGAAGGCTCGATAGGTGGGATATTGGCAGGGATCATCTATAGTCTTTGCCTCAATTTTTTTAATGGTAGTTTGAATCTGCCACTCCTTTCAGTGGTTATCTTGGCGATTGCTCTTTGTCTCTTGGGGCAATTTGGCGACCTCATTGAATCAGCCATTAAACGCTACTTTAAAGTGAAAGATAGTGGAAAAATACTACCAGGACACGGAGGCTTACTGGATCGATTTGATAGTCTATTGATTGTTCTGCCAATGTTCCATTATTTAGTGGCATTTTTGTAGTAAGGAGTTTCTATGAAAGCAATTATCGTTTTTATTATTATTTTCAGTGTTATCGTGATATTCCATGAATTTGGCCACTTTATCATGGCTAAACGGTCAGGGATTATGGTTCGTGAGTTTGCTATTGGTATGGGTCCACGTATTTTTCATTATGAAGGAGAAGAAACCACTTATACCCTACGTCTTTTACCAATTGGTGGCTATGTGCGTATGGCTGGTCTTGAAGATATGGATGAAGTCATCGAACCAGGGCGACAAATTAAAGTCGGTTTTAATGATGATCAAGTGATTGATTTAATTTGCTTAGACAGTAATGAGGAAGATATTGAGGCTCTACCGTTGGAAGTGATGGATAGTGACTTGTCTGAGGCTATGTATATTCATGGGGTTCCATTTGGTGAAACTGAATCCAAAAAATATTCTGTTAGCTCAGAAGCTTATATTTTGGAAGAAAATGGTAGCCTAGTGAAAAATGCTCCGCTTGACAAGCAGTTCCAATCAGCCCCTTTAATTAACCGCCTGTTAACTAATATCATGGGCCCAATGAATAATTTTATTTTAGGTATCCTAGCCTTTATCCTTATCGCCTTTCTTCAAGGCGGTGTTTATACCAATGCTCCAATATTAGGGGAGATGGTTGAAAACTCAGCTGCTCAAGAAGCGGGATTAGAAAGCGGAGACCGGGTCATCAAGATTAATGATGAGAAGATCGATAGTTTTACTGACATGCAAAAAATTGTCAGTCAACACCCGGGTCAAGAAGTCAATTTTACCGTTGAACGTGACCAAGAGCAAAAATCTATCGCTGTTCAAGTAGGAGCGGTCGAAACAGATAAAGGTCAAAAAATCGGGCAAATCGGAGTACGTGCACCTCAAAATAAGTCCTTTGGGGCTAAGATCGCTTATGGATTTAAAGCGACTTGGGCGATTGTCGTTGGGATTATTAGCGCAATAGCTTCCATGGTCGTTAATGGTTTTGATATTAATAACTTTGGTGGTCCGGTTTATATGTACCAGGCGACCTCTCAAACTGTAGAAGTCGGCTTTATTGCTGTGTTACAATTAATGGCTTATCTGACTGTGAATTTAGGCATAGTGAACCTCCTGCCTTTCCCAGCCCTTGATGGGGGCAAGGCCTTCCTCAATATTATTGAAGCCATACGTGGGAAAGCTTTAAGTGTGCGGACAGAGGGAATTATTAATTTGATTGGTTTTGTCTTATTAATGGTCTTAATGATTGCCGTGACCTGGAACGATATCTTACGATTATTTTAAATAAAAAGAGAAGCCCTTTTGAGGGTTTCTTTATTTTGAAGGGAGAATGAAATGCTTTCTAACGAAGAGATGTTTCAAACTTTACTTAGGCAAATGCATTGGCAGAGTGATGATGAAAATATTAAGCAGGGGTCTATTGAAGAGGTGATTGTTCACCAAGTCTCTCGCTGCTATCAATTCAATATTCGTTTCCCAGAACGCTTACCTTTTTCTGCTTATCAGCTTTTTTACGCCCAACTGACCAATACTTTTCAAGCCATAGCCAAAGTAAAATTGAAAGTTATTATCAGTCAAGTAAGTACAGCTAGTGACCAAGAAGTGAGTGCTTATTGGCCCGTGATTTTGGAATGCTTGAATTTGTCAGATGGCATGGCTCAACAAGTTTTATATGCTAATCCTCCTAAAATTAACCAGGGGAAGATGTTCCTTTATGTAGAAAATGACCCCATTCGCGAATATGTTGAAACTAACTACGTTCAGGCGATCCTGGATTGCTATCAGCGCCACGGCTTCGATAAGCTAAGTCTGAAGGTTATTGTTGATCAAGCTAAAGCGAATGAGCGGCAAGAGCAATACCAGTCTAGACGTCAAGCGCTAGAGAAGGAAGAACAAGAAAAAGCCAAGCTTGTCCAGGAGCGTAGTGAGCAAGCCCCTTCAAATGCTAAGCAAGTTAAATCTCCAGATCAAATTCGAATCGGTCGGTCTATTCCTAGTGACCAAGTTCAGATAATGAAAAGCTATACTGAAGAGCAGCGTCGTGCGGTAATGGAGGGTGTCGTTTTTGATGTTGAGATACGGGAATTAAGAACCGGGCGCTGCATTCTTGTCTTAAAAATGTCAGATTATACTTCGGCCTTTATTGTACAAAAATTCTCTAATAGTGACGCTGATATTGCCATCTTCAATAGTATCAAGGAAGGTATGTGGCTACGTGTCCGAGGTGATATCCAAATGGATGACCGTTTTGCTAGAGACCTCGTTGTTAATGCACGTGACCTGGAAGCCATTGAAAAGGAACCACGTCAAGATACCATGCCAGAAGATCAAAAACGGGTAGAGCTTCACTTACACACGAATATGAGTGCCCTGGATGCTACGAATTCTGTGACTGATTTTGTCAAGCAGGCGGCCGCATGGGGGCACAAAGCTATCGCTGTTACTGACCATGGTAATGTCCAGGCTTTTCCTGAAGCTAGTCAAGCAGCTAAAGACACTGGAGTCAAGCTGATTTATGGTATGGAAGCCTATGTCGTTGATGATGGAGTTCCTATTGCCTATAATCCCGGCCACGTCGAATTAGAAAATGCGACTTATGTTATTTTTGACGTGGAGACAACCGGTTTATCGGCAGTTTATAACACGATTATTGAAATTGGTGCGGTAAAAATGCATAAAGGCAATGTGGTCGGAGAATTTTCTGAGTTCTTAAATCCGGGCCATCACTTATCTAGTTTTACCACCGAATTGACAGGCATTACCGACAGTATGGTAGCTAATGCTCGTCCTGAACCCGAAGTGATGCAGGATTTCTTGGATTTCTGTCAAGGAACGATTTTAGTCGCTCATAATGCCAGTTTTGACGTTGGCTTTATTGATGCTGCCTATCAAAGAAATGGCTTACCTACCATAGAAAATCCAGTGATTGATACCTTGGAATTAGCTCGCTACCTTTACCCACATTTGAAATCTTTCCGTTTAAACACCTTGTCCAAGCATTTTAACGTCTCTCTAGAACACCACCACCGGGCGATTTACGATGCGACTTCAACGGGTGCTTTGGCATGGATTTTTGTTAAGGAAGCCAAAGAATCTCATGATATGGTTTACCATGATCAGTTGAACCGTGATATAGGTCAAGGAGACGCCTATAAAAAGGGACGCCCCTTCCATGCGACCATCTTAGCCAAAAATCAAAAGGGGCTTAAGGACTTATTTAAATTAGTGAGTGCCTCCAATGTTGACTATTTTCACCGAGTTCCGCGTATTCCCCGCTCGCTCTTAAAGGAACATCGTGAGCATCTATTGATTGGTTCCGCTTGTTCAGAAGGAGAAGTCTTTACTGCTGCCATGCAGAAAGGAAAGGAAACCGCTAAGAAATTTGCTGAGTTTTACGATTACCTCGAAATTCAACCCAAAGCTTCTTATGAACCTCTCTTACGCAACCAAGATATTATCAATAATGAGGCTTTAGAAAATATCATTAACGATTTAGTGGACATTGGTGATGAACTTGGTATTCCAGTGGTAGCGACGGGAGATGCGCATTATCTTAACCCCGAAGATAAGATTTACCGGGAAATTTTGATCAATTCGATAAAATCTAACCGCTCTAA
This genomic interval carries:
- a CDS encoding sugar O-acetyltransferase, with the translated sequence MSEREKMKAGQWYDANYDEELLAMRQKAQGLAKKYNDCLSEDSQQKEAFLRQLFAHFGDKSQLLAPFYVDYGFNVSIGDDCFINYSAYFMDGAPISLGDHCFIGPFCGFYTAQHHLQIKKRNQGLERALPIKVGANCWLGANVSVMPGVSIGSGAVIGAGSVVTKDIPDNALAVGVPAKVVRYIDQDEDLAD
- the rpsB gene encoding 30S ribosomal protein S2; this translates as MSQVTMKQLLEAGVHFGHQTRRWNPKMDRYIFTERNGIYIIDLQQTVKLLDKAYNVVRDIAANGGNILFVGTKKQAQQAIEEEALRCGQYYVNHRWLGGLLTNWDTIQKSIQRMRDIDRMEEDGTFDVLPKKEVSELNKEREKLENNLGGMADMPSLPDAIFVVDPRKEEIAVNEAKKLNIPIIAMVDTNCDPDDIDYVIPSNDDAIRAIRLIASTLADAVLEGNQGEDDEDASEELATDEDLEKVAAQFASENEEAEGQE
- the tsf gene encoding translation elongation factor Ts is translated as MAISAKLVKQLRDQTGVGMMDAKKALQETDGDIDKAVDYLRESGQMKAAKKADRVAAEGLAKIYIEGNTAAILEVNTETDFAAKNDKFTEIIDEIGHALVQYKPQDMEEAKEKVEINGESLEDYLTQKTAIIGERINFRRFTVFEKTDDQVFGQYVHMGGKIATLVLVNSSDDQLALNLALHVSGIAPKYVSEEQIPQEERDHEREVLTEQAKNEGKPEKIIEKMVEGRMHKFYAEVCLNDQDYLLDDSMTVKELLDKEDASVEDFRRYAVGEGIERKEEDFAAEVQSQMR
- the pyrH gene encoding UMP kinase; translated protein: MSTKYKRIVLKLSGEALAGDNNFGIDPKTMKKIAQELKDVYQLGVEIAIVCGGGNIWRGKTGEEIGMERAQADYMGMLATIMNALGLQDALENLEVPTRVQTSIEMRQIAEPYIRRKAVRHLEKDRVVIFAGGTGNPYFSTDTAAALRAAEIEADVILMAKNGVDGVYTADPKVDQNAEKFSELSHTEVITKGLQVMDATASSLSMDNDIPIVVFNLNERGNIRRVVEGEEIGTTVRG
- the frr gene encoding ribosome recycling factor, whose product is MDINNLFTETKNRMKKSEQSLQNELGKIRAGVANASLLNGIYVEYYGVDTPLNQIASITIPEPRMLMVTPYDRSALDNIDRAIQMSDIGIAPTNDGEKIRLVIPALTQERRQELSKLVGRDLEDAKIAIRNIRRDANDTIKKAEKDGEITEDDARRNEKEVQKITDEVTERLEKIASDKEDEILNS
- a CDS encoding isoprenyl transferase, with protein sequence MNETHPFDPNLEIPQHVAIIMDGNGRWAKERGLKRTDGHHEGLKAIRRVAVAASQIGVKILTVYAFSTENWKRPRSEVSYLMKLPNLMEAELLPELIENNVQVKIMGNKGSVPKYTIQSIENAIDKTKDNTGLILNIAFNYGSRAEIVEAVKEIAGEVKSGDLDLDSIDEDTISHHLMTQQLAPYNDPDFLIRSSGEVRLSNYLLWQLAYSEMYFIDTKWPDFDKKIFLSCIGEYQSRQRRYGGLK
- a CDS encoding phosphatidate cytidylyltransferase codes for the protein MKTRTITAIIALVIFIPFLLIGGGYFEALVVLLGIVSLSELLKMMNVPLFSFEGLVTQLMMLVVLLPDRVLSFVPHSLTVMDLFYAGIIFLFIAMVYFPEQMDFKRLCALAVSAVYVGIGYHYMIMTRRLGLFAVIFAFGIIWFNDSFAYLAGVHFGRHKLAPKISPNKTIEGSIGGILAGIIYSLCLNFFNGSLNLPLLSVVILAIALCLLGQFGDLIESAIKRYFKVKDSGKILPGHGGLLDRFDSLLIVLPMFHYLVAFL
- the rseP gene encoding RIP metalloprotease RseP; amino-acid sequence: MKAIIVFIIIFSVIVIFHEFGHFIMAKRSGIMVREFAIGMGPRIFHYEGEETTYTLRLLPIGGYVRMAGLEDMDEVIEPGRQIKVGFNDDQVIDLICLDSNEEDIEALPLEVMDSDLSEAMYIHGVPFGETESKKYSVSSEAYILEENGSLVKNAPLDKQFQSAPLINRLLTNIMGPMNNFILGILAFILIAFLQGGVYTNAPILGEMVENSAAQEAGLESGDRVIKINDEKIDSFTDMQKIVSQHPGQEVNFTVERDQEQKSIAVQVGAVETDKGQKIGQIGVRAPQNKSFGAKIAYGFKATWAIVVGIISAIASMVVNGFDINNFGGPVYMYQATSQTVEVGFIAVLQLMAYLTVNLGIVNLLPFPALDGGKAFLNIIEAIRGKALSVRTEGIINLIGFVLLMVLMIAVTWNDILRLF
- a CDS encoding PolC-type DNA polymerase III, which gives rise to MLSNEEMFQTLLRQMHWQSDDENIKQGSIEEVIVHQVSRCYQFNIRFPERLPFSAYQLFYAQLTNTFQAIAKVKLKVIISQVSTASDQEVSAYWPVILECLNLSDGMAQQVLYANPPKINQGKMFLYVENDPIREYVETNYVQAILDCYQRHGFDKLSLKVIVDQAKANERQEQYQSRRQALEKEEQEKAKLVQERSEQAPSNAKQVKSPDQIRIGRSIPSDQVQIMKSYTEEQRRAVMEGVVFDVEIRELRTGRCILVLKMSDYTSAFIVQKFSNSDADIAIFNSIKEGMWLRVRGDIQMDDRFARDLVVNARDLEAIEKEPRQDTMPEDQKRVELHLHTNMSALDATNSVTDFVKQAAAWGHKAIAVTDHGNVQAFPEASQAAKDTGVKLIYGMEAYVVDDGVPIAYNPGHVELENATYVIFDVETTGLSAVYNTIIEIGAVKMHKGNVVGEFSEFLNPGHHLSSFTTELTGITDSMVANARPEPEVMQDFLDFCQGTILVAHNASFDVGFIDAAYQRNGLPTIENPVIDTLELARYLYPHLKSFRLNTLSKHFNVSLEHHHRAIYDATSTGALAWIFVKEAKESHDMVYHDQLNRDIGQGDAYKKGRPFHATILAKNQKGLKDLFKLVSASNVDYFHRVPRIPRSLLKEHREHLLIGSACSEGEVFTAAMQKGKETAKKFAEFYDYLEIQPKASYEPLLRNQDIINNEALENIINDLVDIGDELGIPVVATGDAHYLNPEDKIYREILINSIKSNRSKYFPRAHFRTTKEMLDDFAFLGEEKAFELVVTNSNAIADSIEFVEPIHDKLYTPHIDGAEESIRNDAFTKAHEIYGENLPELIEERLERELDSIIGNGFAVIYYIAQKLVWKSNEDGYIVGSRGSVGSSFAATMLGITEVNPLPPHYVCLNCHYSHFYTHGEIGSGFDLEDKDCPECGQPLSKDGHDIPFETFLGFNGDKVPDIDLNFSGEYQAQAHNYTKVLFGEDHVYKAGTISTVADKTAFGYVLGYDRDHNLNLRQTEKDFLAKGATGVKRTTGQHPGGIIVIPENMDVYDFTPIQYPADEQTADWRTTHFDFHSIHDNVLKLDCLGHDDPTVIRKLQDLSGIEPTDIPMDDPEVYKLFNGTDSLGVSPDQIFSKTGTLGIPEFGTPFVRQMLEATHPSTFAELLQISGLSHGTDVWLGNAETLVSEKGMELKDVIGCRDDIMMDLIHMGVPKSDSFQIMEKVRKGKGLSPEHQAIMKEHEVPEWYMDSCEKIKYMFPKAHAAAYVINALRVAWFKVHHPIWYYCAYLSVRAEDFDLKAMAGGLESNKDRLKEIKAKGNDASAKEKALQIVLELVNEMWERGLKFKMVDLEKSDAKDFVIEGDDTLIAPFRAVSGLGVSVAQQVVKAREESPFLSKEDLKIRGKVSQSVIDHLDECNALNGLPEENQLSLFDF